Proteins encoded together in one Paenibacillus sp. window:
- a CDS encoding cytochrome P450, giving the protein MTTEAAPRIHAIDSTITLLREGYLFIKNRVDRFQSDVFEARLFGEPAACMSGAEAARLFYDTERFTRRGAAPKRIQESLFGVGGVQTMDGAAHAHRKALFLSLMTPPHQRRLALMAGEEWDRSIAAWERSDRVVLFEEAKTMLCRIACRWAGVPLKDGETKARADDFSAMVDAFGAVGPRHWKGRIARNRAEAWIRGVIEDVRAGRLAAEEGSAAHAMAFHRELDGAPLDVQMAAVELINVLRPIVAIATFVAFSALALRDYPETGAKLTKEAELEAFAQEVRRFYPFAPFVGARVRKEFTWRGCRFREGMLTLLDIYGTNHDRRLWERPGEFRPERFLGRHAGPFELIPQGGGDASTGHRCPGEGVTVEIMKSCLDVLANRIAYDVPEQNASYSLVRMPSLPRSGLMIANVRRTR; this is encoded by the coding sequence TTGACGACGGAAGCCGCACCGCGGATCCACGCGATCGACAGCACGATTACGCTGCTGAGGGAAGGGTACTTGTTCATCAAAAACCGAGTCGACCGATTCCAATCCGACGTCTTCGAGGCGAGGCTGTTCGGGGAGCCGGCTGCATGCATGAGCGGCGCGGAGGCGGCGCGGTTGTTTTACGACACCGAACGGTTCACGCGCCGCGGGGCTGCGCCGAAGCGCATCCAAGAGTCGCTGTTCGGCGTCGGCGGGGTGCAGACGATGGACGGCGCGGCGCATGCGCATCGGAAGGCGCTGTTCCTGTCTCTCATGACGCCGCCGCACCAGAGGCGGCTTGCGCTCATGGCCGGAGAGGAGTGGGACCGTTCCATCGCGGCATGGGAGCGGTCGGATCGCGTCGTCCTGTTCGAGGAGGCGAAAACGATGCTGTGCCGCATCGCCTGCCGATGGGCCGGCGTTCCGCTCAAGGACGGGGAGACGAAGGCGCGGGCGGACGATTTCAGCGCGATGGTGGATGCGTTCGGGGCGGTCGGACCGCGGCATTGGAAGGGGCGCATCGCGCGCAACCGCGCCGAAGCTTGGATCCGCGGCGTCATCGAGGACGTTCGCGCCGGCAGGCTGGCGGCCGAGGAAGGATCGGCGGCGCATGCGATGGCGTTCCACCGGGAGCTGGACGGAGCCCCCCTAGATGTCCAAATGGCCGCGGTGGAGCTCATCAACGTCCTGCGGCCGATCGTGGCGATCGCCACGTTCGTCGCCTTCTCCGCGCTCGCGCTGCGCGACTACCCGGAGACCGGAGCGAAGCTTACGAAAGAGGCGGAGCTTGAAGCGTTCGCCCAAGAAGTGCGCCGATTTTACCCGTTCGCTCCGTTCGTCGGCGCGCGGGTGCGGAAGGAGTTTACATGGCGGGGATGCCGATTCCGCGAAGGCATGCTGACATTGCTCGACATTTACGGTACGAATCATGACAGGCGGCTCTGGGAGCGGCCGGGCGAGTTTCGCCCCGAACGGTTTCTCGGGCGCCATGCGGGACCCTTCGAACTGATCCCCCAAGGGGGCGGCGACGCGTCGACCGGGCACCGCTGTCCGGGGGAAGGCGTTACCGTCGAAATTATGAAAAGCTGTCTCGACGTGCTGGCGAACCGCATCGCGTACGACGTGCCCGAACAGAATGCCAGCTACAGCCTCGTGCGCATGCCGTCGCTCCCGCGTAGCGGCCTCATGATCGCGAACGTGAGGCGAACACGATAG
- a CDS encoding pseudouridine-5'-phosphate glycosidase yields MKELLTFTEEVRDALEGNRPVVALETTIISHGMPYPQNIAMAKNVERIIREQGAVPATIGLMDGRVKVGLNESELERFATDRSVEKVSRRDFPYILSTGKIGATTVAATMIAARLAGIEVFATGGIGGVHREGESTWDVSADLTELARTKVAVVCAGAKSILDIGRTLEYLETHGVPVVGYRCDEFPSFYSRESGYRVDYRIDDAEGVAKLLDLKWKLGLEGGLVVANPVPEAAALDFAEMENVIVQALDEAKRLGIAGKAVTPFLLSYIKETTGGKSLETNIALVNHNAETAANIAVALQAVRTGR; encoded by the coding sequence GTGAAAGAACTGCTGACGTTTACGGAAGAAGTGAGGGACGCCCTCGAAGGGAACCGGCCGGTCGTGGCGCTGGAGACGACGATTATCTCGCACGGCATGCCGTATCCGCAAAACATCGCCATGGCGAAAAACGTGGAGCGCATCATCCGCGAGCAAGGGGCGGTGCCGGCGACGATCGGCCTGATGGACGGCCGCGTGAAGGTCGGGCTGAACGAATCGGAGCTGGAGCGGTTCGCGACGGATCGGAGCGTCGAGAAAGTGAGCCGGCGCGATTTCCCGTACATACTTTCGACCGGCAAAATCGGCGCCACGACCGTAGCGGCCACGATGATCGCAGCCCGGCTCGCGGGCATCGAAGTGTTCGCGACGGGCGGCATCGGCGGCGTTCACCGCGAGGGCGAATCGACGTGGGACGTGTCCGCCGATTTGACCGAGCTCGCCCGCACGAAGGTCGCGGTCGTCTGCGCCGGCGCGAAATCGATCCTCGATATCGGCCGGACGCTCGAATATTTGGAGACGCACGGCGTTCCGGTCGTCGGCTACCGCTGCGACGAATTTCCATCGTTCTATTCCCGGGAGAGCGGATATCGGGTCGATTACCGAATCGACGACGCCGAGGGCGTCGCGAAGCTGCTGGACCTGAAGTGGAAGCTCGGGCTCGAGGGCGGCCTCGTCGTTGCGAATCCGGTGCCGGAAGCCGCCGCGCTCGACTTCGCCGAGATGGAGAACGTCATCGTGCAGGCGCTCGACGAGGCGAAGCGTCTCGGCATCGCCGGGAAGGCGGTCACTCCGTTCCTGTTAAGCTATATTAAAGAAACGACGGGCGGCAAAAGCTTAGAAACGAACATCGCGCTCGTCAACCACAACGCCGAAACGGCCGCGAACATCGCGGTCGCGCTGCAGGCCGTCCGCACGGGACGATAA
- a CDS encoding carbohydrate kinase family protein: MGLIHKQQIRIACIGGANVDRKARTIEKTRLYTSNPVTVSESSGGVARNVAENLSRLGCRPEMFTCVGEDKEGFWLRSDMELDGIDTAGVVTTKGGRTGTYTALLDNDGEMIVAMADMAIYDEMTESWLERRWPRIESCDAVFADTNLPAPTLRYAIERCAAEGRLLAIDPVSSAKAAKLPPRLDGVELLFPNREEAEALTGLPARTPEECRAVCERLRERGARRVVLTLGEEGVYYSEPDAFGSLPPYPAEVADVTGAGDALTAATLFALLQGATLADACRYGLAAASLTVRTTDTVCRTLRFEQLESIVKGRPT; the protein is encoded by the coding sequence GTGGGACTTATCCATAAACAACAAATTCGGATTGCCTGCATCGGCGGAGCGAACGTCGACCGCAAAGCGCGCACGATCGAGAAGACCCGTCTGTATACGTCCAACCCGGTCACGGTGTCGGAATCGTCGGGGGGCGTAGCCAGGAACGTTGCCGAAAACTTGAGCCGTCTCGGCTGCCGGCCGGAAATGTTCACCTGCGTCGGCGAAGACAAGGAAGGCTTCTGGCTTCGTTCCGACATGGAGCTGGACGGCATCGACACCGCGGGCGTTGTTACGACGAAGGGCGGACGGACGGGAACCTATACCGCATTATTGGATAACGATGGGGAAATGATCGTCGCGATGGCGGACATGGCCATCTACGACGAAATGACGGAGTCGTGGCTGGAGCGCCGCTGGCCGCGCATCGAGTCGTGCGACGCCGTGTTCGCGGATACGAACCTGCCGGCGCCGACGCTTCGCTATGCGATCGAACGGTGCGCGGCGGAAGGCCGCCTGCTCGCGATCGATCCGGTGTCGTCGGCGAAGGCCGCGAAGCTCCCGCCTCGGCTCGACGGCGTCGAGCTGCTGTTCCCGAACCGCGAAGAGGCGGAGGCGCTGACCGGCTTGCCGGCGAGGACGCCTGAAGAATGCCGCGCGGTCTGCGAACGCCTCCGGGAACGAGGGGCGAGGCGGGTCGTCCTGACGCTCGGCGAAGAAGGCGTGTATTACAGCGAGCCGGACGCGTTCGGCTCGCTCCCGCCGTATCCGGCGGAGGTCGCGGACGTGACGGGAGCGGGAGACGCGCTGACGGCGGCGACGCTGTTCGCCCTGCTGCAAGGCGCAACGTTAGCCGACGCGTGCCGCTACGGACTGGCGGCGGCGTCGCTTACGGTGCGCACGACGGACACCGTCTGCCGGACGCTGCGTTTCGAACAACTGGAGAGTATCGTGAAGGGGAGACCGACGTGA
- a CDS encoding LysM peptidoglycan-binding domain-containing protein: MDFQAVLRRSVIRPIPGRPGELELVLSEDAFDAEFAAELGDSPAAKGSLLAAAKELIAERYPKLGAAVLRVTIGGTMLLSVPLGAGAALAATPAESGPVAISTPVHAPEIVGASAEAPRVTLDGRQLNVRPAIINNQTFIPIRAVAETLGAQVDWDGDSRTVTIRKGDSLIRFAVGATTAVVDGRTVATPASLIRDGTTLVPLRFVGETLGLQVDWDDASRTVRLATPKEEVAVSGASPLYTVAKGDTLWGIAQRFGTSVDALKQANALSTDMVREGQTLVVPKAFHQVTAGQSLWSIAKQYGVTVDALRAANRLTGDVVYVGQTLVVPASAAAPASASPAPAPAPQAPSAAVSEPAAPAAAPSVTYATHIVRSGDNMWNLSLQYGVPYLELLKANQMTESSRLTVGQTLRVPVHHIPIKPVVSAKHGELLDWWTEARYVFSTGKTATITDFATGRTFQVKHTMGGNHADSEPLTARDAQIMKEIWGGSYSWTPRAVIVEVDGRKLAAAMHSMPHGAQAIAGNNYEGHFCIHFQNSQRHSDGKVQDSMQRQIQIAAGVAAL; encoded by the coding sequence ATGGATTTCCAAGCCGTATTACGCCGCAGCGTCATTCGCCCGATACCGGGCCGGCCCGGCGAGCTCGAGCTCGTCTTAAGCGAGGACGCGTTCGACGCCGAATTCGCGGCCGAGCTCGGCGACAGCCCCGCCGCGAAGGGCAGCTTGCTGGCGGCCGCGAAGGAGCTGATCGCGGAACGGTACCCGAAGCTCGGTGCCGCCGTGCTGCGCGTGACGATCGGCGGCACGATGCTGCTGTCGGTGCCGCTCGGGGCGGGGGCCGCGCTGGCGGCGACTCCGGCGGAGTCCGGGCCCGTCGCCATATCCACTCCGGTCCATGCGCCGGAGATCGTCGGCGCTTCCGCCGAAGCGCCGCGGGTGACGCTGGACGGCCGGCAGCTGAACGTGCGGCCGGCGATCATCAACAATCAGACGTTCATTCCGATCCGGGCCGTCGCCGAAACGCTCGGCGCTCAGGTCGATTGGGATGGGGACTCTCGCACCGTCACGATCCGGAAGGGAGACTCGCTCATCCGATTCGCGGTCGGGGCGACGACCGCCGTCGTGGACGGGCGAACCGTCGCGACGCCGGCGTCGCTCATCCGTGACGGCACGACGCTCGTGCCGCTCCGTTTCGTAGGAGAAACGCTCGGGCTGCAGGTCGACTGGGACGATGCGTCGCGCACGGTGCGCCTCGCCACGCCGAAGGAGGAGGTGGCGGTTTCGGGCGCGTCGCCGTTGTACACGGTCGCGAAGGGGGATACGCTGTGGGGGATCGCGCAGCGGTTCGGTACGAGCGTGGACGCGTTGAAGCAGGCCAACGCGCTGTCGACCGACATGGTGCGCGAGGGGCAGACGTTGGTCGTGCCGAAAGCGTTCCATCAGGTGACGGCGGGACAGTCGCTGTGGAGCATCGCGAAGCAGTACGGCGTCACGGTCGACGCGCTTCGGGCGGCCAACCGGCTGACCGGCGACGTCGTGTACGTCGGCCAAACGCTGGTCGTTCCGGCCTCCGCGGCGGCGCCCGCGAGCGCTTCCCCAGCGCCGGCTCCCGCGCCGCAGGCTCCGTCCGCTGCCGTCTCCGAACCGGCCGCGCCCGCCGCCGCGCCGTCCGTGACGTACGCGACGCATATCGTCCGTTCGGGCGACAACATGTGGAACCTGAGCCTGCAGTACGGCGTGCCGTATTTAGAATTGTTGAAGGCGAACCAAATGACCGAAAGCAGCCGGCTGACCGTCGGACAAACGCTGCGCGTCCCGGTGCACCACATCCCGATCAAGCCGGTCGTCTCCGCGAAGCACGGCGAGCTGCTCGATTGGTGGACGGAAGCCCGGTACGTGTTTTCCACGGGCAAAACGGCGACGATCACCGATTTCGCCACCGGCAGGACGTTCCAGGTCAAACATACGATGGGCGGCAATCACGCCGACAGCGAGCCGCTGACGGCGAGAGACGCGCAAATCATGAAGGAGATCTGGGGCGGCAGCTATTCGTGGACGCCGCGCGCGGTCATCGTCGAGGTCGACGGGCGGAAGCTCGCGGCGGCGATGCATTCGATGCCGCATGGCGCCCAAGCGATTGCCGGCAACAACTACGAAGGCCATTTCTGTATCCATTTCCAGAACAGCCAGCGCCACAGCGACGGGAAAGTGCAGGATTCGATGCAGCGTCAAATTCAAATCGCCGCCGGCGTCGCCGCGCTGTAA